CTGGGGAGAGCCCTACCCAGATGCCAAGATAGACGCGGAAAAGATCATGCGCAGGTATCATGAGGAGAAAGGGCTGCCGCTGGCCATGGTTTATCCGCTGTGGGTGTACGGCGAGGGTGATCAGACCTTCGTTCCCCTGCTGGCCGATGCCATCATCAAGAAGGAACTGATATTCTGGCGAAAGGGCGCCATAGTGTGGCCCACATACATCGACAACCTGGTAGACCTGTTGCTGTTGATCTCGGAGGACAAGAGGGCCGTCGGGAACGGCTATCTGGTCCATGACGGCGAGTCGACAACGCTGGAGGAATTCTGCGCGGGTATAGCCGCTGCACTGGGAGTGCCGCCCATCAAGACTTATATACCTTACTGGGCAGCGATGAACGCGGCCAGGGTGATGGAATTTAGCTGGAGGCTTTTCAAGATTAAAATGCGCCCTCTGCTGACTACATATACTGTAACAAACCTTGGATCGAGGTTCAGGTTTTCCATAGACAAAGCCGAACGGGAGCTGGGATGGAAACCGCGTATAAGCTACCGGGAGGGCTTCGATCGCACCATGCAATGGTTAAAAACACTGGACAAGGCATCTTTTAAACAGAAATAAGGGAGAAAAAAATGAAAGACTTTAAAGATAAGCTGGTTTACATAAGTGGTGGTTCTTCAGGCATTGGGCTTGGAGTGGCGAAAGCGATGGCGGCCAGGGGGGCCAACGTAGTTATCTTTGCGCGCCGTCAGAAAACGCTGGACGCTGCCCGTGATGAGATCAATGCATGCCGGATGATCGAGAGGCAGAAGATACATTGCCGGTCGATGGATGTCTCTCAGCGCGAACAGGTGGAGGCGGTGCTCAAAAAGGCTGTAGCGGAATACGGCGTTCCCGACATCCTGATCAACTGCGCCGGACGTGCCCGCCCCGCTTACTTTGAGGAGATCAGCTTTGAGCAGTTCGAGGAAACCATGAAAGTGGACCTGTACGGTGTATGGAATACGATATCGGTACTTCTTCCTTATATGAAAGAGCGCGGCGGATATATTGTGAACGTATCTTCCATCGTGGGTTTCCTGGGCATCTTCGGCTATACCGATTATGCTGCCGCCAAGTTCGGCGTGATTGGTTTATCGGAAGCTTTACGCAGTGAATTCAAGAGATACAATATCGCGGTCTCGGTGCTGTGTCCGCCGGATACCGACACCCCCGGATTTGTGGAGGAAAACAAATCCAAACCTGAGGAGACCAAGGTTATCTCGGCCGGGGCAAAGCTTATGCAACCGGAGGCTGTAGCGGAAGCCCTGCTGAAGGGAATGGCTAAAGAGGAGTTCATTATCATCCCCAACACGGACGGCCGTTTTACCTATATTATGAAGCGGCTTTTCCCCTGGCTGGTCGAGATGGTAACCGATTCGCAGGTGCGGCAAGTGCAGAAAGCACAGGTAAGAGGTCGGTGAGAAGGGATGATTAAAGACGACAAACGCCGACTGATCGCTTCGCTCGAGATCGTTACCGGTGTCGGGCTAATTCTATTCTGGCTGGCCTTTTTCACTGTGGGACTGGCGCCCGAAAAGGCGCCGCCCTGTTATTACGCCTATGAGAATTCCTTTCCATTACCGGATGGTATTCTGGCCGTATTGCTGCTGGTTGCGGGTATGTTGCTGATGAAATCAAATCCCGCCGGGCGCGCTCTGTCATTAATTGGAGCGGGAGCATTGATCTTCCTGGGGCTGCTCGATTTCAGTTTTAACCTGCAGAACGGCATATATCTAACCTCGGTAGTAGACCTTGTGCTGAATGCCTTGATCAACCTGTGGTGCGTTGGCTTCGGTTTGGCGGCGTGCATAGTCGTCGGCAGGATGGAAAAATGACTGCCGGTCAGCCGGCATTATCTGCGTTTTTACAGATATAATGGTTGCATCAGGGTTGCAACCATTATTATATTAGTCATGAAGCCGCGGCCGGCGTCTCTATTTTGCAGACTATCTTTCACTGATATACAGTCGTCCTTGCTATTGAAAAAGTATGTTGTACAATTTCCCGGATAGAACCCGCAGGTGTTTTGCTTGCACGGTTGGGTGAAATATTGAAAAGGAGAGAGGTTGTTATGAAAGCTGTGCAGTTCGATGTTAAAATCCCGCAATATCTGACGCTCAAGGTTATCGGCGCGTTGAGCGAACGAGCTTATTACAGCGGTCCTCTATCTACGGTGAAGCTGGTCGATATTCCCGAGCCTTCAATACCTTTCCCTGACTGGGTAAAGATTAAAGTTTCCCGTTGCGGTAATTGTACCAGCGATATCTACGCTGTTCTGTTGAAGGTTTCGGCAGCCTGGACACCATATACTTCTTTTCCGGCTGTGCCCGGCCACGAGATATGCGGCACTATTGATGAGGTGGGTGCGGATGTGCAAGGTTTAAATAAAGGCGACCTGGTTGCCGTCTGCCCGGTGCTCAACTGCATAACACGTGGTATTGAACCGGTATGTAATGCGTGCAGTAAAGGTCTTTCGAGTTGTGAGAACTTCGCCGAGGGCAAGCTGCCTCCGGGACAGGCTATCGATCTCTGTATCGCGACGATGGGAGGCTATAGCGAATATATCATCGCCCATAAAAGCCAGGTTTTCAAGATTCCGGCGGGGATGAGCGTTCAGGAGGCGGCCCTGGTTGAGCCGTTTGCGATTGCGCTTGAAGCAGTCTTTACCAACATGCCACAGAAAGGGGAGCAGGTGCTGGTAATCGGCGGCGGGGTGATCGGCACCATGATCATGCATTCGATACGCGCCCTTGAGATCCCGTGTGAGATGACGGCCGCTGTCAGTTCAAAATTCACATCCGATCTCGCCAGGAAGTCGGGCGCAGACCACACGATTACGGGCAAAACTGCGTTGCAGCAGGCAGCGAAGATTACCGGAGGGCGGTGCTATAAACCCATGCTCGGTCCGGATGCTATGATGTGTGGATACGACAGGATATACGACTGTTTCTCCACTTCAAGCAGCGTCGGCCTGGCCATGCGTCTGGCAAGGACCGGCGGTGTGATCTCCCTGGTGGGTAACTCCCGCGAGATCAAATTGGATCCAACCCTGATACTGATCAAGCTGATATCGATCAAGGGCTCGCTGTATTATGGCTTCCACGAGTGGAAGGGTAAACGCAGGCACGTATTCGAGATTGCCATCGACCTTATGTCGGGAGGCAAGGCGAAGCTGGCTGATATGGTAACGCATACCTTCAGGCTGGATGAATACAAAAAGATGATGAAGGTCAATACAAACAAAGGTCGTAACAAGGCTATCAAGACCCAGTTTGTCTACGACTAGACAAGGCATCATAGATTTCAGCGGCACATATTGACATGTATAGTAATTATTGATATATTATAGGTCAAACGTTCGAACTAATTAATTAGCATAAGCTTTAAAAGTACAGATTATTTGCTCACGGGGGAGATCAGGGCTCGGCATATATTTGTATATGGATTGTAATGAGACGGCTCATCCAAATAGTAAGGGAGGATGATGGAGTATGAATATAGTCATAGGCGATCTGTTGAGGCACAGCGTAAACAGGTATCCCAAACGCCTGGCTATATTAGGAGATGATGTCCATTTCACGTATGAGGAGTTTAACCAGCGGGTCAACCGCATAGTTAACAATTTGCTTGGAAGCGGATTGAAGAAGGGCGACAGGCTGGGGATACTGCTTATGAATTGCTATCAATTTCTGGAGCTCATTATGGCTTGCGCCAAAGCCGGCATTGTCATGGTTCCCATAAACTGGCGCTTCCAGGCGCCTGAAATCAAATATGTCGTCGAAAACTCCGATACCTGTGCCATGATAATGGGGGAAGAATTCATACCGACTATGGAAACAGCGGCCATGGATATAGAGCAAATACCGGCGGATAAATACTGGGTAGTGGGGAGTAAGAAATTCCGCAATGCAGGCGGTTTTTATCAAGACCTGGTAAAGGAGGGCTCGTCGGACGAGCCAGATGTTAAAATCGATCCGGATGATATTTTCTTTATAGGATATACGTCGGGTACAACCGGCTTCCCCAAGGGTGCGGTGATATTACACAAAACGGAAGTGGAGCGGGCCATTGCGATTAATATGGAATACGCTATGCCTCCTTCCGGACTGGTCAACCTTATTGTGATGCCCACCTTTCACTCAAATTCCATCTGGAATACAGTGGCTTCTTTTCTCAGCGGTGCCACCATTCATATATATCACCTGCGTGGTTTTAATGGTGAGGAGATACTGTCGATAATCGATAAATACAGGGTGACTCTATCGGGTATGGTTCCCACTATGTTCAACATTATCTTGGCTTTGCCGGAGCAGGTGCGCAACAAGTACGATGTTTCCAGCATGGAGATATTGCTTTCGGGCTCCGCACCGATATCGGAGAAAACCAAGACCGAGATACTGTCCGTCTTCAAAAATGCCAAGCTCTACGAGGGCTATGGCTCGACCGAGACGGGTCTCGTTACTAATCTCTATCCCGAAGACCAGTTCAGGAAGATGAGATCGGTAGGGCAGGCTGCTTTCGGCAAGCAGGTGAAGATACTGGATCCTGAGGGCAAGGAACTGCCACCCGGTGGAATAGGAGAGATATACACCCGCGGCATCAATATTTTCAAGGAGTATTTAAAGAACCCGCAGGCTACTAAGTCTGCCTTTCGTGGCGAATGGTGTACGGTGGGTGATATGGGATACCTCGATGAAGAGAACTACCTGTTCTTGGTAGACCGCAAAAACGACATGATCATCTCCGGCGGCGAGAACATCTACCCGACCGAGGTTGAGAACGTCATTTATACACACCCTTCCGTCAGGGAGGTGGCCATCGTTGGCGTACCTGACGAATTCTGGGGTGAGTCGGTTAAGGCGGTGGTCCTTCTGAAGGACGGGATGAGCGCGACGCGGGAGGAGATCATCGAGTTCACAAAGGGAAAGCTGGCTGGCTATAAACGTCCGCGCACGGTGGACTTCGTTACAGAGCTGCCCATGACTCCCACCGGCAAGATATTGCGCCGTCTGGTAAAGGAAAAATACTGGCAGGGCAGAGACAGCAGGATTTGATAAGCGGTATTTAATTGTCCCGATACTGGATGCAATGAAATATTTTCGAGAGGAATATATTAATCGCATTGCACAGTCTATGTGTCAGCGGAGCTATCTCAACGGAGAATCGGCTAAAACAGAGGAGGCAGGCAGATGACCAGGCAATCGGAAATCGAATCACAGCGTATGATCGAGATGTTCGACAACCTGAATGCGGACAAGTATCCGTTGAAGGAATACAGGTATATCGGGCAGAAGGGGGTGCGCAGGATCGACGGCCTTGCCAAGGCTTCCGGGCATGCCGATTATACCATGGATATACTGCTTCCCGGCATGCTCTATATGCGCTTTCTGATGTCTCCCTATCCACATGCCAAAATACTCAAGATGGATACCAGCAAGGCGGAGAAGCTTCGGGGCGTCAGGCATGTACTGCGCTATGACGATCCGGAGATGCCGGACGCGCTGTGCCTTGGTCTTGGAGCAGGATTCTTCAGCAATATGAGGCCACTCCCGAATGTCGCCCATTTTGAAGGGGAACTCGTCGGCGCTGCCGTGGCAGCGGATACTGAGTCTATTGCAGAGGAGGCGCTGTCGCTGATCGATGTCGAATGGGAGCAGCGCCCATTCAATCTGGATCCGGAAAAGGCAGCTGAAGCGGGAGCACCGCTTTCCAATCCCGAACGGTATAGGGATGGGAACTACTGGAACAGGGGCGTTTTTGAGGAACTTGAGACGGGCGATGTGCAAAAAGGATTCCAGGATGCAGACAAAATAACCGAATTCAAAGTTATACGCCGGGATCATACATGGATATGCCCCGAACGGCCTTGCGGGATCATCAGATGGAATGGAGACTGCCCCGAAATCTGGCTTAAACATCAACGGCCTCATTTTATCAAGCGCCACCTCTCCGGCTGGTATGGCGGCACGCCTATGGACAAGATTGAGCTACATATGCCGTTTCAAGGTGCGATGTTTGGCGGCTGGACCTCGGTCGACTGGTCTTTTGGCCCTTTCTGGTCTGCCGGTTTGGTGGCCAAGAGGACGGGAAAGCCTGTTAAATTCATCTTCAACCGCAGGGAAGATTTTTACGGCGGCTCCATGGACGGGGGCGTATATTACGTCAAGGCAGGTTTCAAGAAGGACGGCACTATCACAGCGGTCGAAGCCGATGTCTATGTAATTAATGCGCTCTTTCCGGTCTTTCATCCTCCGCTTCATTTCAACGAAAACTCCAGGGTACCCAATCTCAGGGGAAAATCCAAATCAATCTGGATTAACAAGGGACCTACGGTAGCTGTACGCTGTGAGATGTTGCCAACATGCTTGACTTTCACTTTGGTGATGGACCGCGTCGC
This genomic window from Dehalococcoidia bacterium contains:
- a CDS encoding NAD-dependent epimerase/dehydratase family protein; translated protein: MKKVLVTGGTGFIGRHVVRGNVEKGNQVRVLVLPGDEGEAAIKKLGVETVTGDIRDYESVRQAAAGREVIFHCAAVVTDWAPARLFKEVTVGGAENICRAAIEAGVSRLVDISTCDVFGTSESIVMDETLPLQYWGEPYPDAKIDAEKIMRRYHEEKGLPLAMVYPLWVYGEGDQTFVPLLADAIIKKELIFWRKGAIVWPTYIDNLVDLLLLISEDKRAVGNGYLVHDGESTTLEEFCAGIAAALGVPPIKTYIPYWAAMNAARVMEFSWRLFKIKMRPLLTTYTVTNLGSRFRFSIDKAERELGWKPRISYREGFDRTMQWLKTLDKASFKQK
- a CDS encoding SDR family oxidoreductase, yielding MKDFKDKLVYISGGSSGIGLGVAKAMAARGANVVIFARRQKTLDAARDEINACRMIERQKIHCRSMDVSQREQVEAVLKKAVAEYGVPDILINCAGRARPAYFEEISFEQFEETMKVDLYGVWNTISVLLPYMKERGGYIVNVSSIVGFLGIFGYTDYAAAKFGVIGLSEALRSEFKRYNIAVSVLCPPDTDTPGFVEENKSKPEETKVISAGAKLMQPEAVAEALLKGMAKEEFIIIPNTDGRFTYIMKRLFPWLVEMVTDSQVRQVQKAQVRGR
- a CDS encoding alcohol dehydrogenase catalytic domain-containing protein, whose amino-acid sequence is MKAVQFDVKIPQYLTLKVIGALSERAYYSGPLSTVKLVDIPEPSIPFPDWVKIKVSRCGNCTSDIYAVLLKVSAAWTPYTSFPAVPGHEICGTIDEVGADVQGLNKGDLVAVCPVLNCITRGIEPVCNACSKGLSSCENFAEGKLPPGQAIDLCIATMGGYSEYIIAHKSQVFKIPAGMSVQEAALVEPFAIALEAVFTNMPQKGEQVLVIGGGVIGTMIMHSIRALEIPCEMTAAVSSKFTSDLARKSGADHTITGKTALQQAAKITGGRCYKPMLGPDAMMCGYDRIYDCFSTSSSVGLAMRLARTGGVISLVGNSREIKLDPTLILIKLISIKGSLYYGFHEWKGKRRHVFEIAIDLMSGGKAKLADMVTHTFRLDEYKKMMKVNTNKGRNKAIKTQFVYD
- a CDS encoding long-chain-fatty-acid--CoA ligase, with translation MNIVIGDLLRHSVNRYPKRLAILGDDVHFTYEEFNQRVNRIVNNLLGSGLKKGDRLGILLMNCYQFLELIMACAKAGIVMVPINWRFQAPEIKYVVENSDTCAMIMGEEFIPTMETAAMDIEQIPADKYWVVGSKKFRNAGGFYQDLVKEGSSDEPDVKIDPDDIFFIGYTSGTTGFPKGAVILHKTEVERAIAINMEYAMPPSGLVNLIVMPTFHSNSIWNTVASFLSGATIHIYHLRGFNGEEILSIIDKYRVTLSGMVPTMFNIILALPEQVRNKYDVSSMEILLSGSAPISEKTKTEILSVFKNAKLYEGYGSTETGLVTNLYPEDQFRKMRSVGQAAFGKQVKILDPEGKELPPGGIGEIYTRGINIFKEYLKNPQATKSAFRGEWCTVGDMGYLDEENYLFLVDRKNDMIISGGENIYPTEVENVIYTHPSVREVAIVGVPDEFWGESVKAVVLLKDGMSATREEIIEFTKGKLAGYKRPRTVDFVTELPMTPTGKILRRLVKEKYWQGRDSRI